In Larimichthys crocea isolate SSNF chromosome VII, L_crocea_2.0, whole genome shotgun sequence, the genomic stretch CGTTTGCTTTCATCACTATTTTGAAATGACTACCCTTTGCCATTTGTAGCATCCAAACctcacaacaaatacaaatcagTGAATCACACTGTCACATTTGACTGAATTTGCTTATATGTGGAAGGTTGGGGTAACATAAGCTATCGGAGCCCTTGGAGTGGTTATTACTGCTTTGCATCAGAAAGCGTTATGTGTTTATCATAAGTGTAATCACAAAGCATCACTTCACAGAAAGTGTTTCCGAACTTCCCTTTTTAGAGGTAGCAACCTTAAACATTAtaagtcacatctataatgtttCTTGCCTGTTTATATCATGCATCACaaagcattatgtgtgtgtcacgAATGCTTCGATAACACACTATAGATGTAGTCTTCATAGAAAGTTTCCATACTTGACAGCAACTTTGAACAAAAACTAGTTGGGTTTctaaataatttttattttgtggcagTTTTCATAGCACTTAAGATCACTTcacataataaaaaacataaaaaacatctaCATAATTGTGTCAGACCTGGACTCAAAGAGGGACTCAGATGTAGAGTCATAATAGTTCAGgcagactttatttaaatactcCAACCTCTCAGACAgagtgacaaacaaacaggctaTGAAAATTTGTCTATGAATTctaaggaaaacaacaaaatggaaGATAAGACTattaatgaacaaaacaaaaggctatgaacTATAAACTCAAAGTGCCCCAATGGAGACTAACAAAGGGCTATGAAAGTTAACTGAACTACAGTGCTAAACTATGaaatgtacaaacaaaaaaatcactctcaaTGAGGCAGCAAATACAGGCTTACGTCGGGAAAAGGGCAAGGACAAAACATGGACTATGGCTTGGGTGCACGCCATGAACGAGACACTCCAGCACAcgacaaagggagacgcagactataaaaCACAtgagggtaatggggaacaggtggacacaatcaggaatcaagGAAGCCACTTGGaccagtgacacatgaggaagggcaagtcACCCgaaacaagaggagagttaatatttaaaataaaacaggaagtagtacattttcaaaataaaagacaaaaaacgcAGGACAAGACAAAACCCCCCCACGGTGTGACAAACTGAAATAAGGAGATAAAGTAAGTGGATGAATTTGTTGGGGATGCAAGCCAGGATTGTGTTGCAGAAGTCTATGCATGATGTGACCAAGGCATAATCTAAAACTTCTGTGGCGTATTGTGCCAAGGTGGGGCgctgtctgaaaatgtttcacagaagaTATTGTTTATGTGGCTGTCGAATGATAGGGTACTGGGTTTGGTGGTTTGGGCAATGAAACGTGAGAAGATATTAGTCTTTAGTATATTAGTcttattactgttattactcTGGAGCAGAAACCTGGTTGGAATGGTTGAAATAGATGATTGCCATCAAGGTGGATCTGGAGTTGAGATGCAACTACTTTCTCAAGAATCTGGTATATCAAATATAGGACAGAAGTTGTTTTGCTCATTGGAGGCTAAACTGGATCTTTTCAACATTGGTCTGAGTATGGCAATGTTTTGTGGGAGAGGAACTGTACCAGTGAATAGAGAGAAATCTCGTTAGTACATAGAAGTGTATACTGTCGTTGTGATGGCCACAGCTGTCGCCACACAGCCAAAAAAGTCGGTAACCTTCTgcactcacacatttgtttctataGTTAAATTTTGATTATACATTTAGTTATTAGTTTAAATTGGTTTTAACATTTAGTTGCAATAAAtcacactttctgtttcagatAACACACTTTATTAAATGACAGTACATTGGTTTTCTATTTGAAGCGCGCACATTTAGTTAGCTTTTGTACAGTCttcatttaatataatttctaatctgttttctttgatttaccGGTGCTGCTGGGAGCTGGGAATGCTGGGCAAAAGGATCCACCCCACAAGCTCAGCCATTTTGTAGCAGAGGATGCTGATTGGGCCGGCACATCATGTGGGGGGGAATTTAGTGctttactgtttatttctttctgcGACAGTTAGTAATTTAACTTGGTTTTGTTAAGTATGGATTATGTTTATTTCAAGGAGTTAATTTTCCTGATTTGCTTTGATAATtagctgttgtcttttgtgtttgtttaccccTCTTGTGTTGGTATGGGCTGATCACCCAATATATAAATTTCCCTCTTGTGTTTAGtcatcaggtctgtttgttttgtcttctgttagtttgttcagttggcgtttatacagttttgttaatttgaCCTCTTTTATGGGCCCTgttctttattgcttttgtttagaaattttgttttctttcatactttgggtaaataaaaaccctttttttgaaaatactaCCTGTTGTGCTCATTGCCGGCTGACTCGGTCCCTCACAGTCGTACTGCGTGTGAATGTTTTTGGTCGAAAATGCTCGTGTTGCACACCAAATctagagggagagaggggaggatgaaAATGTTAATGACGACACTGTGATGAGCAGAGTTTCACTAGCTGGACTCTGCTTGTACTCTGGTcgttatatatacacatataaaggCTTCATGCACAGTCTTGCTCAGAACACACCTGTCCATTCGTCTTTTAATGTGTGCCataatgcacacaaacaacagcttgCATATTTGCTTAGGAAAGTGATGGCTAATAACTCATTGGTTGGTGGTGAGGTCTTGCGACTGCAGAACAAGGTCAGGGTCATTCTTGTGCAGGTTCTGGTGATGATGTTTCTTTGCATCAACTTTTTGCTCATCGTAACTTTTTTCAGAAAGGAGTGCTTCTACACAACTACACGCTACATCTTGTTTGCTGTTACTCTTCTGTCTGATAGTTTGATGTTAGTCATGTCTGATATGCTCCTCATCTTTACCCATTTTAAACTTGCCATGCAAGTTTGGATATGTGTCATTATCTCTGTTGTGGTACTTCTGTATAATATAGTTACACCAGTTACTCTGACAGCAATGACCCTGGAGCGATATGTGGCCATCTGCATGCCCCTGCGTCATTCACAGCTGTGCTCCACACGCAGCACTATGCATTGTATCCTCATCATTCACGGCCTCAGCTCTGTACCCTGCATTGTTATTCTCTCCACCTTTTTTGCATCAGCCTCTCTTAATTTGTACAAACAACACAAGTTATGCACTGTGGAGATGTTAATATTGTACAGATGGCAGGGTCATGTTCGATCAGCTGTGCATGAGTTTTACTTCTTGATTATggttattatcattttattttcttatgttaAAATCATGAAAGTGGCCAAAGCGGcatcaggagaggataaaaagtcaTTATGGAAAGGGCTCAGGAcagtaattcttcatggtttccagtTGTTGCTCTGTCTCATCCAGATGTGGTGTCCATTCATAGAAGCCGCTGTATTTCAGattgatttaatattatttattaatgtcagaTTCTATAACTACGTATTGTTTAATCTTACTCCAAGGTGTCTGAGTCCTCTTATTTATGGCCTCAGGGATGAAAAGTTTTTTCATGCAATGAAAAGATATGCCTTCTTTGGCTTGTATAAAAGAAACATTAGATAAGGTAATGAATGTTTTTGATTAATTTGATATGATAATGGCAATGGCAACAGGACATGGCAATAAGAGCATAGAAAAtcaagtttctgtttctgaaggAAACAAAAGTAGCGccactttccatatagagcaggtctataatatattgtttatatcaTTATTTACAGATAACAGTACTATAACAATATAACTGAAGAACAAAAGTTGAAGATAAAATGGAGAGTGGTGATCTCGTGTAGTAATGACTGAGTGTGTTGCATGCATTAGAGTCCACTGAGGCAAATTGTGACTTtaggctatataaataaaatttaacttGACTTGACTATCATTGatcagagggttttttttaaactttgaatataagtgtaaaagttatttttctggACTAATTTGACATAAAATCAGCTCATACAGTGTTTAACGGTCTATTAAACAGGTTTTACTTTCTTTCAACGTAAAAGATGGTACTTGTGCGTGAAAGTCATCACAGTGGTCCTAATAAATTCAGTTTAAGTCTTTTTATATAGAGTAGAAGAGTCTTGACCATGCGCTTCATAAAATTAAGAGGCAGAAATCTTGAGCAGAACCAGTTCATGGTAAGCATCTATCTGCTTTGACCAGTTGGGTTAAGAGATGCAATAATTTGAATAAGAAGAATACTACAgggacacacaaaaacaaaaataacgtAAGGCGACAAAATCCATCAGTCCAAGAAAAGTCCAATAAATGGAATTCTAAACAATTAcgacgtgttcttgtaatgaaactcgatccgtggtgaacacggagtatcTTATTTTGTAgttgatttccttccccgcgcaatctgctctgtgctgaatttatgcgccgtgctctgGCAAAAATCtaagctctgcgtatgtgttgcggagggctgccggacgccgcagtcgttccggagctgttccgcatgcagtgtattttagccttCAGTGTGACGGTCAATACATTCCTCATCACTGAAGTAACCATTGCTTATTAAGCTTCCGTGTTTCGCCATGACTTTCTAATATgcttatacagtatgtgacttGACAGGAGGGTGTTTAGGTGTGAGCAACTATTCTTAATGTGACAACCACTTCTTATACAATCAACagtagaataaaacaaaaacactacaaaacaTGAGCCACAGCCCATAAGAAATGGTGGATCTTTGAAAAAAcaccctcttttttttaccccaccTGGAAATTTAGCTTGACCTTGGCCTACAACCCAGATTTGTCTAGAGGTAACCAATGAGGGAGGCCAGCAAGCCGCAAGGAATAATGTTTAATTAGCTGTTACTCTGCTTGTACGTGACTCACTCTCATTATAAAGTGCACAACCTTTGATCGGACGCTGACTGTctttctctatctgtctgtctgtcactgctaTCTTACTACATGGAGGGGTTTGGTTTTTTGATAT encodes the following:
- the LOC104919858 gene encoding odorant receptor 131-2-like, yielding MSRVSLAGLCLYSGRYIYTYKGFMHSLAQNTPVHSSFNVCHNAHKQQLAYLLRKVMANNSLVGGEVLRLQNKVRVILVQVLVMMFLCINFLLIVTFFRKECFYTTTRYILFAVTLLSDSLMLVMSDMLLIFTHFKLAMQVWICVIISVVVLLYNIVTPVTLTAMTLERYVAICMPLRHSQLCSTRSTMHCILIIHGLSSVPCIVILSTFFASASLNLYKQHKLCTVEMLILYRWQGHVRSAVHEFYFLIMVIIILFSYVKIMKVAKAASGEDKKSLWKGLRTVILHGFQLLLCLIQMWCPFIEAAVFQIDLILFINVRFYNYVLFNLTPRCLSPLIYGLRDEKFFHAMKRYAFFGLYKRNIR